One genomic window of Rissa tridactyla isolate bRisTri1 unplaced genomic scaffold, bRisTri1.patW.cur.20221130 scaffold_29, whole genome shotgun sequence includes the following:
- the LOC128903261 gene encoding olfactory receptor 14J1-like codes for LHYGTLLGSRACVHMAAAAWGSGFLYALLHTANTFSLPLCQGNALDQFFCEIPQILKLSCSHSYLREAGLLVVSACLGFGCFVFIVLSYVQIFRAVLRIPSEQGRHKAFSTCLPHLAVVSLFLSTAMFAYLKPPSISSPVLDLVVAVLYSVLPPPAEEAS; via the exons ctgcactacgggaccctcctgggcagcagagcttgtgtccacatggcagcagctgcctggggcagtgggtttctctatgctctcctgcacacggccaatacattttccctgcccctctgccagggcaatgccctggaccagttcttctgtgaaatcccccagatcctcaagctctcctgctcacactcctacctcagggaagctgggcttcttgtggtcagtgcctgtttaggctttggttgttttgtgttcatcgtgctgtcctatgtgcagatcttcagggccgtgctgaggatcccctctgagcagggacggcacaaagccttttccacctgcctccctcacctggccgtggtctccctgtttctcagcaccgccatgtttgcctacctgaagcccccctccatctcctccccagttctcgacctggtggtggctgtgctgtactcagtgttgcctcca ccagcgGAAGAggcaagttga